A genome region from Populus alba chromosome 5, ASM523922v2, whole genome shotgun sequence includes the following:
- the LOC118045802 gene encoding CDPK-related kinase 5, with the protein MGICTSKPSPNSTLFSPVAIQAKDNSIPTNDTAKPDPTTASLNDHTNKTTVEPVKKSPLFPFYSPSPAHRFFSKKSSPARTPARNAASANSTPKRFFKRPFPPPSPAKHIRAVLARRHGSVKPNGAAIPEGSETGGEGLDKSFGFSKHFGNKYELGDEVGRGHFGYTCQAKFKKGELKGRQVAVKVIPKTKMTTAISIEDVRREVKILRALTGHDNLVHFYDAYEDHDNVYIVMELCEGGELLDKILARGGKYAEDDAKAVMIQILNVVAFFHLQGVVHRDLKPENFLFTSKDENSQLKAIDFGLSDFVKPDERLNDIVGSAYYVAPEVLHRCYGTEADVWSIGVIAYILLCGSRPFWARTESGIFRTVLKADPSFDETPWPSLSPEAKDFVKQLLNKDPRKRLTAAQALSHPWIKNSNDLKVPLDIHIFKLMKAYMRSTCLRKAALRALSKTLTVDELFYLKEQFALLEPNKNGAISLENIKAALMKNGTDAMKDSHIPDFIASLNALQYRRMDFEEFCAAALSVHQLEALDRWEQRARCAYELFEKDGNRAIVIEELASELGLGPSVPLHAVLHDWIRHTDGKLSFLGFVKLLRGASSRILAKAQ; encoded by the exons ATGGGTATTTGCACCTCAAAGCCCTCCCCAAACTCCACTCTCTTCTCTCCCGTCGCTATACAAGCTAAGGACAACTCTATCCCTACTAATGATACAGCTAAACCGGATCCAACCACCGCAAGTCTTAACGATCACACCAACAAAACCACCGTAGAACCCGTTAAAAAATCTCCGTTGTTTCCTTTTTACAGTCCAAGTCCGGCTCACCGCTTTTTTTCCAAGAAGTCTTCGCCGGCGAGAACTCCGGCGAGGAATGCGGCCAGTGCGAACTCAACGCCGAAGAGGTTTTTTAAACGTCCGTTCCCGCCGCCGTCTCCGGCGAAGCATATACGAGCAGTGCTTGCGAGGCGGCATGGATCAGTTAAGCCGAACGGGGCGGCGATACCGGAGGGAAGCGAGACGGGGGGGGAAGGGTTAGATAAGAGCTTTGGCTTCTCTAAGCATTTTGGAAACAAGTATGAGCTTGGAGATGAAGTAGGGCGAGGACATTTTGGGTATACTTGTCAAGCTAAGTTTAAAAAAGGTGAACTCAAAGGACGACAGGTTGCTGTTAAAGTAATCCCTAAAACAAAg aTGACAACAGCAATTTCCATTGAGGATGTGAGAAGGGAGGTGAAAATTTTGAGAGCATTGACCGGACATGACAATTTAGTACATTTTTATGATGCCTATGAAGATCATGATAATGTCTATATAGTAATGGA GTTATGTGAAGGAGGAGAACTCTTGGATAAAATTCTTGCAAG GGGTGGAAAATATGCAGAAGACGATGCAAAGGCTGTCATGATACAGATATTAAATGTTGTTGCATTTTTCCATCTTCAGGGTGTGGTACACCGGGATCTTAAACCTGAG AATTTCTTGTTCACATCAAAGGATGAAAACTCCCAGTTGAAGGCCATAGATTTTGGTTTGTCAGATTTTGTAAAGCCAG aTGAAAGGTTGAACGACATTGTTGGTAGTGCGTACTATGTAGCACCAGAAGTTCTACATAGATGTTATGGTACAGAGGCTGATGTCTGGAGTATTGGTGTTATTGCATATATTTTGTTGTGTGGAAGCCGGCCATTTTGGGCCAGGACTGAGTCTGGGATCTTCCGCACTGTTCTAAAAGCTGATCCAAGTTTTGATGAGACACCTTGGCCTTCTCTTTCTCCCGAGGCAAAGGACTTTGTCAAACAACTGTTAAATAAAGACCCACGAAAAAGATTGACTGCTGCCCAAGCACTAA GTCATCCCTGGattaaaaattctaatgatCTTAAAGTGCCCCTGGATATACACATTTTCAAACTCATGAAGGCTTATATGCGCTCGACATGTCTTCGAAAAGCTGCTTTAAGG GCTCTATCTAAAACGTTGACTGTGGATGAGCTGTTTTATTTGAAGGAGCAGTTTGCGCTCTTAGAACCAAACAAAAATGGCGCAATAAGCTTAGAAAATATCAAAGCG GCCTTGATGAAAAATGGTACAGATGCAATGAAGGACTCACACATTCCTGATTTTATAGCATCA CTCAATGCACTTCAATACAGAAGGATGGATTTTGAGGAATTTTGTGCGGCTGCATTAAGTGTCCATCAGCTAGAGGCCCTTGATCGATGGGAGCAACGTGCCCGTTGCGCCTATGAACTGTTTGAGAAGGATGGGAACAGGGCCATAGTCATCGAGGAGCTTGCATCG GAACTTGGCCTTGGCCCTTCTGTTCCTCTTCATGCTGTTCTACATGATTGGATTCGGCACACCGATGGAAAGTTGAGTTTCCTTGGATTTGTCAAATTGTTGCGTGGGGCATCTAGCAGGATTCTTGCCAAAGCTCAGTAG
- the LOC118045803 gene encoding uncharacterized protein has translation MAPNSDRKRKRRVVCLSSSSSSEDGSDDDEVEEISGDESNYSDEEEDGGEEEEEEESVCERVISLLKEGNELEGLYLKHCKAYLRHYGLRLAGAKAVCIQRIKEHWRLKDENGEELYPRSSFLINCRGDVCKGDVVMFVQKVYSKFNKVTRHGKILGRRTVAGRVVKESYGSAKQQHTFTVEVLWSKGVKKLPPLSPLLVKGRNLYKLRTFRQCWINEAERQKVLAEKHKRGTAARLMRTMKKSTMAWSENGDAKCHKRAHHRRPSQMRKMTELEKRKPIDGCRRDTLQLLETFKNHHQQALASLDVNRNMNLHGSKTFWKHRKRGNINVDMGPTLQAFACPSQCISQIEPHQRSVPCHSSRYDTDSSSTVMALPSWRPYAGTIVMHTQYPGFMSKQ, from the exons ATGGCGCCTAACAGCGACAGGAAGCGCAAACGCCGTGTCGTTTGCCTCTCTTCCAGTTCATCATCAGAAGACGGTAGCGACGATGATGAAGTTGAAGAAATCAG CGGGGATGAAAGCAATTACAGCGACGAAGAGGAGGACGGCggcgaggaggaggaggaggaggagtcaGTCTGCGAAAGAGTCATTTCTCTTCTTAAAG AAGGGAATGAATTAGAGGGTTTATATTTAAAGCATTGTAAAGCCTATTTACGCCATTATGGACTTAGGCTAGCTGGAGCCAAGGCGGTTTGTATTCAGAGAATTAAGGAGCATTGGAG gttaaaggatgaaaatggTGAAGAACTTTATCCAAGGTCGTcgtttttaataaattgtagag GTGATGTCTGTAAAGGAGATGTTGTCATGTTTGTGCAGAAAGTTTATTCGAA ATTTAACAAAGTGACAAGACATGGGAAGATTCTCGGGAGGAGAACTGTAGCAGGCAGGGTTGTGAAGGAAAGCTATGGTTCTGCCAAACAACAGCATACATTTACG GTTGAAGTGCTGTGGAGTAAAGGAGTTAAGAAACTGCCTCCACTTTCTCCTCTGCTTGTGAAAGGCCGGAATCTCTACAAATTGAGAACTTTCAGACAA TGTTGGATTAATGAAGCGGAAAGACAAAAAGTCCTTGCTGAAAAGCACAAACGAGGTACAGCGGCAAGACTTATGAGAACAATGAAGAAATCTACGATGGCATGGTCTGAAAATGGAG ATGCAAAGTGTCATAAACGGGCCCATCACAGAAGACCATCTCAAATGAGAAAGATGACTGAACTAGAAAAGAGGAAGCCTATTGATGGATGTAGAAGAGACACATTGCAGCTACTCGAAACATTTAAAAATCATCACCAGCAGGCCCTGGCATCACTGGATGTGAACAGAAATATGAACTTGCACGGATCTAAAACTTTTTGGAAACATCGAAAACGAGGAAACATCAATGTGGATATGGGCCCAACTCTTCAGGCTTTTGCATGTCCTAGCCAATGCATATCACAAATAGAACCTCATCAAAGGAGTGTGCCATGCCATTCCTCTCGATATGATACAGACTCCTCTTCAACTGTGATGGCATTGCCTAGTTGGAGGCCCTATGCCGGTACAATTGTGATGCATACACAATATCCGGGTTTTATGTCAAAACAGTAG
- the LOC118045804 gene encoding uncharacterized protein, with protein MRSMASSSSNKGIAAIVGVGPKLGRTIARKFAHEGYTVAILARDLGRLSRFADEIAREEKSQVFAIRIDCSDSRSVREAFEGVLSLGFVEVLVYNAYQPAVHRQPTNFTNIPADSFEKSLAVSSVGAFLCAQQVLPGMVERGKGTILFTGCSASLNGIAGFSELCCGKFALRALSQCLASEFQSQGVHVAHVIIDGVIGPPRGPSSSQRTSVGEQQQQEQQGTGGIGEMMMDPDSLAQTYWHLHVQDRTAWTQEIDLRPSYSNPGFY; from the exons ATGCGGAGCATGGCGAGCTCCAGCTCCAATAAAGGCATCGCAGCCATTGTAGGCGTGGGACCGAAGCTCGGCCGGACCATTGCCCGCAAGTTTGCCCATGAAGGCTACACGGTTGCCATCCTTGCCCGTGACTTAG GGAGGCTATCAAGATTTGCAGATGAGATAGCAAGGGAGGAGAAATCTCAAGTTTTTGCAATCAGGATAGACTGCTCGGATTCAAGAAGTGTGAGAGAGGCATTTGAAGGTGTTCTTTCACTTGGATTTGTAGAAGTACTTGTGTACAATGCGTATCAACCAGCAGTCCACCGGCAACCCACCAACTTCACCAATATTCCCGCCGACTCTTTCGAGAAGTCCCTCGCCGTCTCCTCCGTCGGTGCCTTCCTTTGCGCCCAACAG GTTCTTCCGGGCATGGTGGAAAGAGGGAAAGGGACAATTCTATTCACGGGTTGTTCAGCTTCTTTAAATGGCATTGCTGGTTTCTCTGAGCTCT GTTGTGGAAAGTTTGCCTTGAGAGCCCTATCACAATGTTTAGCCAGTGAGTTTCAGTCTCAAGGTGTGCACGTTGCCCATGTTATCATCGATGGTGTGATTGGCCCTCCTAG GGGACCATCAAGCTCTCAGAGAACGTCAGTTGgggaacaacaacaacaagaacaacaagGTACGGGTGGAATTGGAGAGATGATGATGGACCCAGACTCGCTGGCTCAAACCTACTGGCATTTGCATGTTCAAGACCGGACTGCTTGGACCCAGGAGATCGACCTCCGTCCCTCTTACTCCAACCCCGGATTCTACTAG